A window of the Virgibacillus pantothenticus genome harbors these coding sequences:
- a CDS encoding class II fructose-bisphosphate aldolase, producing the protein MPLISTTPMLEQAKNENYGIVAFNVHSFDSIYWVLEAAAEMKSPVILQTTVGTVKSLGAENIVKVATAAADYYRVPTGLHLDHCTDYEVIKQAVRAGYTSVMIDASRHAFAENVRQTKQVMELTANLGVNVEAELGKVGGVEEEIVVSEKDAQKAVPEECKEFVALTGVPTLAPAIGTAHGIYKGEPDIDFTRIEQISKMLDIPLVLHGGSAVPEEDVRKCVALGMAKVNVSTELKNAYSIAIREHFTQQPDSLDPRAYLQTAKEAAKAMVISKIKMVGSEGKVAATPIK; encoded by the coding sequence ATGCCACTTATATCAACGACACCAATGCTAGAACAAGCTAAAAACGAAAATTATGGAATTGTAGCGTTTAATGTACATTCATTTGACAGTATTTATTGGGTATTAGAAGCAGCGGCAGAAATGAAATCACCGGTTATTTTACAAACGACCGTTGGCACGGTGAAATCACTTGGGGCAGAAAATATTGTAAAAGTAGCAACAGCAGCTGCGGATTACTATCGTGTTCCAACGGGTCTTCATCTAGATCACTGTACAGATTATGAAGTTATTAAACAAGCTGTTCGAGCTGGATACACATCCGTTATGATTGATGCTTCCAGACATGCATTTGCAGAAAATGTACGACAAACGAAGCAAGTCATGGAACTAACGGCTAACTTAGGAGTTAATGTAGAAGCCGAATTAGGAAAAGTAGGTGGGGTAGAGGAAGAGATTGTTGTCTCCGAAAAAGACGCTCAAAAAGCAGTGCCTGAAGAATGTAAAGAATTTGTTGCTTTAACAGGTGTACCTACACTTGCCCCAGCGATAGGCACAGCTCATGGTATTTATAAAGGTGAACCTGATATTGACTTTACCCGTATTGAACAAATTAGTAAAATGCTAGATATTCCACTTGTATTACATGGGGGTTCGGCTGTACCAGAGGAAGATGTGCGTAAATGTGTAGCGTTAGGTATGGCAAAAGTAAATGTTTCAACAGAGCTAAAAAATGCTTATTCCATTGCAATTAGAGAGCATTTTACGCAACAACCTGATAGTCTCGATCCACGCGCTTATTTACAAACAGCGAAAGAAGCTGCCAAAGCTATGGTTATCTCTAAAATAAAGATGGTAGGCAGTGAAGGAAAAGTTGCAGCTACACCAATAAAATAA
- a CDS encoding PTS sugar transporter subunit IIA has product MKQIIQPACIQLQATATSQQGVFQAIADIAVANGIAQSAEAIVAGLKAREKESTTGFQEGFAIPHTQVGEVNQPAIIIVRTETGIEWESFDGKPAFFFLSLLIPKSEAGTTHLQALSALSRALMNEEIRQSMLTATTPTELANIVSQAISGEDD; this is encoded by the coding sequence ATGAAACAAATAATCCAACCAGCATGTATTCAGCTACAAGCAACAGCAACCTCACAGCAAGGAGTGTTTCAGGCGATTGCGGATATCGCAGTTGCCAATGGCATTGCACAATCAGCAGAAGCAATTGTAGCTGGACTGAAAGCACGTGAGAAAGAAAGCACAACTGGTTTTCAGGAAGGATTTGCAATCCCACATACGCAAGTGGGTGAAGTCAACCAACCAGCAATTATTATTGTGCGGACAGAGACGGGGATCGAATGGGAATCATTTGATGGCAAGCCTGCATTTTTCTTTCTATCTCTGCTCATTCCGAAGTCAGAAGCGGGAACAACGCATTTACAAGCATTATCCGCTTTATCACGAGCATTAATGAATGAAGAAATAAGACAATCCATGCTAACAGCAACAACACCAACAGAACTTGCTAATATCGTTAGTCAAGCTATCTCAGGAGAGGACGATTAA
- a CDS encoding PTS fructose transporter subunit IIC gives MTKKKIVAATGCPTGIAHTFMAAEALQKAAEKLNVEIKVETHGQVGIENALTPEEIKAADGVIIAADKDVQADRFHGKPVVDVPVSKGIKDPEGLIEQILQGKASIYYASGYEGTDEGEIVQDGAPEGNSRKWVHTIYKHLMNGVSHMLPFVVGGGVLIAISFLFGIYSADPKHEQYNEFAALLKEVGDLGFSLMVPILAAFIAESIAKRPGMVVGFIGGLLASQGGAGFLGGILAGFIAGYIIILLQKLLKGLPRSLDGLKSIFLYPVLGIFLIGIIMKPIIIPVTGLNEGLMDFLASVQSTNPLLLGLIVGAMCGFDMGGPFNKAAYVTGTLLLAEGNLYFMAGVSAACIAPPLIIAFATVLFPKYFTKEERNAGAVNFILGSTHITEGAIPFAAKNPIVVLPIIMLGSSIAAMLTYLFKVQVPAPHGGFLVLPVVTGAFQWVIAILIGSMVGALLYGMYRKKAAQK, from the coding sequence ATGACCAAGAAGAAAATTGTTGCTGCTACAGGTTGCCCAACTGGAATTGCACATACGTTTATGGCTGCCGAAGCGTTGCAAAAAGCAGCCGAGAAGTTGAATGTAGAAATAAAAGTGGAAACACATGGACAAGTGGGAATTGAAAATGCATTAACACCCGAAGAAATTAAAGCAGCAGATGGTGTTATTATTGCTGCTGATAAGGATGTACAGGCAGACCGTTTTCACGGCAAGCCGGTAGTAGATGTTCCCGTTTCAAAAGGGATTAAAGATCCTGAGGGACTAATTGAGCAAATTTTACAAGGCAAGGCTTCTATTTACTACGCATCTGGTTATGAAGGAACTGATGAAGGAGAGATAGTTCAAGATGGAGCACCAGAAGGAAATAGCCGTAAATGGGTTCACACCATTTATAAACATTTAATGAACGGAGTTTCTCACATGCTCCCATTCGTCGTTGGCGGTGGGGTGCTCATTGCGATATCGTTTTTATTCGGAATTTATTCTGCAGATCCAAAGCATGAGCAATACAATGAATTCGCTGCCTTATTGAAAGAAGTTGGCGACTTAGGTTTTAGCCTAATGGTACCTATTTTAGCGGCATTTATTGCCGAGTCCATTGCGAAACGACCTGGTATGGTTGTTGGATTTATTGGTGGTTTATTAGCGAGTCAAGGCGGCGCCGGATTTTTAGGAGGAATTTTAGCGGGATTTATTGCTGGTTATATTATTATCCTTTTGCAAAAGCTATTAAAAGGTTTACCACGTTCCTTAGATGGACTAAAATCGATCTTTTTGTACCCTGTGCTAGGAATCTTTTTAATCGGTATCATTATGAAACCAATTATTATCCCAGTTACCGGATTAAATGAAGGATTGATGGACTTTTTAGCATCTGTTCAATCAACGAATCCACTATTACTTGGTTTAATTGTTGGAGCGATGTGCGGATTTGATATGGGTGGACCATTTAACAAGGCAGCGTATGTTACTGGCACATTGTTACTTGCTGAAGGTAACTTATATTTCATGGCGGGTGTTTCCGCAGCTTGTATTGCACCTCCATTAATTATTGCCTTTGCTACGGTATTGTTTCCAAAATACTTTACTAAAGAAGAACGTAACGCTGGTGCGGTGAACTTTATTTTAGGGTCTACTCACATTACAGAAGGAGCGATACCATTTGCTGCGAAGAATCCGATTGTTGTGTTGCCAATTATTATGCTCGGTTCTAGTATAGCGGCGATGCTAACGTATTTGTTTAAAGTCCAAGTTCCAGCACCACACGGAGGATTTCTCGTTCTGCCTGTTGTAACAGGAGCATTTCAATGGGTAATAGCCATTCTTATTGGTTCCATGGTAGGAGCATTGCTTTATGGTATGTATCGCAAAAAAGCAGCCCAGAAATAA
- the pfkB gene encoding 1-phosphofructokinase, producing MIYTCTMNTAIDLYVAMEALQPNTVNRTYDEDYQPNGKGVNVSVMLKKMGIPNTALGFIGGFTGQFIKEELEKLGIATDFIEVEGNTRINVFINANEEYKIVNRGPVIHQQAVNQLLAKIKKIPTKSTLIVSGSLPRGVEDQILVSIAKICNENDLKLILDASSPAVLETLAYRPYLLKPNEEELAQLFGEEVSLSEEQMIAYGKELIQRGARHVIISRGEAGALYIDKQKIMKASSPKGKVVNTACAGDALLASYIAQTLSSASIDEALVYAVATGASTAFSKGLSDLRDIPDLIKDVDIQHLRR from the coding sequence GTGATCTATACATGCACGATGAATACAGCGATCGATTTATACGTTGCAATGGAAGCGTTACAACCAAATACAGTTAACCGAACGTACGATGAGGATTACCAGCCAAACGGAAAAGGCGTCAATGTGTCTGTAATGTTGAAAAAGATGGGGATACCAAATACGGCATTAGGATTTATTGGTGGATTCACAGGACAATTTATTAAAGAAGAATTAGAGAAGCTGGGGATTGCAACAGATTTTATTGAAGTAGAAGGCAATACACGTATTAATGTCTTTATTAATGCGAATGAAGAATATAAAATCGTCAACCGGGGACCGGTCATTCATCAACAGGCTGTAAATCAGCTGTTGGCTAAAATAAAGAAAATTCCGACTAAAAGCACACTTATTGTATCGGGAAGTCTACCAAGGGGAGTGGAGGATCAGATTTTAGTTTCAATTGCCAAAATATGCAATGAAAATGATTTGAAATTGATCCTTGATGCCAGCTCTCCAGCTGTTTTAGAGACGCTTGCTTATAGGCCATACCTTTTAAAGCCAAATGAAGAGGAATTAGCACAGCTATTTGGAGAAGAAGTATCTTTATCTGAAGAACAAATGATAGCATATGGCAAGGAATTAATTCAACGAGGTGCAAGACATGTCATTATTTCCAGAGGAGAAGCAGGAGCATTATATATCGATAAGCAGAAGATTATGAAAGCGAGCTCTCCGAAAGGAAAAGTTGTCAACACAGCATGTGCTGGTGATGCATTACTGGCTTCGTATATTGCCCAAACCCTTAGCAGCGCTTCTATAGATGAGGCATTAGTATATGCGGTAGCGACAGGTGCATCGACCGCTTTTTCAAAAGGATTAAGTGATTTAAGAGATATTCCAGATTTAATTAAAGACGTTGATATTCAACATTTAAGGAGGTAA
- a CDS encoding MurR/RpiR family transcriptional regulator has product MDKPLFNIPHQTYSMLSQSERYLLEFIHEHMDEIADMSIVTLSERANVSTATIVRLMKKMGYNGYTSFKYRLKQDEKMLDENDSLTDIDDDIKQVIKKNEEEVLRTIQLQSIGQIEDVVQKIYNAKRVYIFSRGFSEMIAKEMMIKLQALDKICETHEDPNIIRVKSRKVTKHDIAIFVSLNGETAELVEACQNLNIRQVTTITLTTKVDSSLSRLSDMTLLGYKTEHSLFPEYEVRSRLSLNVIARILLDSYVIRTGK; this is encoded by the coding sequence ATGGACAAACCTTTATTCAATATTCCCCATCAAACATATTCCATGCTTAGTCAAAGTGAGCGCTATTTACTTGAGTTTATCCATGAGCATATGGATGAAATAGCTGATATGTCCATTGTCACTCTTAGTGAGCGAGCCAATGTTTCTACAGCTACAATCGTAAGGTTAATGAAAAAAATGGGATATAACGGTTATACCTCATTTAAATATCGGTTGAAGCAAGATGAAAAAATGTTAGACGAGAATGATTCATTAACAGATATTGATGACGATATTAAACAGGTAATCAAGAAAAACGAAGAAGAAGTATTGCGAACAATTCAATTGCAAAGCATTGGGCAGATTGAGGATGTCGTACAAAAAATATACAACGCGAAGCGAGTTTATATTTTTAGCCGCGGCTTTTCTGAGATGATTGCGAAGGAAATGATGATTAAGCTGCAAGCATTAGATAAAATTTGTGAGACGCATGAGGATCCAAATATTATTCGCGTGAAATCACGTAAAGTAACGAAACATGATATAGCCATTTTTGTTTCTTTAAATGGAGAAACTGCCGAACTTGTAGAGGCTTGTCAAAATTTAAATATTCGTCAAGTAACAACAATTACTTTAACAACTAAAGTAGATTCGTCATTAAGTCGCTTATCCGACATGACATTATTAGGCTATAAAACGGAGCATTCACTGTTTCCTGAATATGAAGTCCGCTCTCGTTTATCCCTAAATGTGATTGCGCGGATATTGCTCGACTCGTATGTCATACGAACAGGGAAATAA
- a CDS encoding ring-cleaving dioxygenase, whose translation MEGLKGIHHVTAITSSAEKNYEFFTYVLGMRLVKKTVNQDDIQTYHLFFADDKGNPGTDMTFFDFPRIPKGSHGTNEIYKTSFRVPSDEALTYWVDRFERLQVNHTGIQEQFGKKTLAFVDFDDQQYQLISDERNEGVEAGIPWQKGPIPLTYAITGLGPVFIRIADFTSFKEVLEKVMQFKYMQEENGLHLFEVGKGGNGAQVIVEPNNTMPNARQGYGTVHHVAFRVDDRSVLDKWTTRMENFGLATSGYVNRHFFESLYSRVAPQILFEFATDGPGFMGDEPYETLGEKLSLPPFLESKREQIEQMVRPIDTIRSTITFTKE comes from the coding sequence ATGGAAGGATTAAAAGGAATTCATCATGTAACGGCGATTACAAGCAGTGCAGAGAAGAACTATGAATTTTTCACGTATGTACTTGGCATGCGTTTAGTTAAAAAGACAGTCAATCAAGACGATATTCAAACATACCATTTATTCTTTGCTGATGATAAAGGCAATCCAGGGACAGATATGACTTTTTTTGATTTTCCTCGTATTCCAAAAGGCTCACATGGAACGAATGAAATTTATAAGACGTCTTTTCGTGTCCCTTCAGATGAAGCACTTACGTATTGGGTCGATCGGTTTGAGCGTTTGCAAGTGAACCATACCGGTATTCAAGAACAGTTTGGCAAGAAAACGTTAGCATTTGTAGATTTTGATGATCAACAATATCAGCTGATTTCTGATGAGCGTAACGAGGGAGTCGAGGCAGGGATACCATGGCAAAAAGGTCCGATCCCATTAACGTATGCGATTACCGGCTTAGGTCCCGTTTTTATTCGCATTGCCGACTTCACTTCTTTTAAAGAAGTGTTGGAAAAAGTAATGCAGTTTAAGTATATGCAAGAAGAAAACGGTCTGCATTTATTTGAAGTAGGCAAAGGGGGGAATGGCGCCCAAGTTATTGTTGAGCCCAATAATACAATGCCAAATGCACGGCAAGGTTACGGAACGGTACATCATGTAGCTTTCCGTGTAGATGATCGTTCGGTGTTAGACAAGTGGACGACGCGCATGGAAAACTTTGGATTGGCTACTTCTGGCTATGTGAATCGGCATTTCTTCGAGTCGCTTTACTCTAGAGTCGCCCCGCAAATCCTATTTGAATTTGCCACGGACGGTCCTGGATTTATGGGTGATGAGCCGTATGAAACATTAGGAGAGAAGCTATCTTTACCACCATTTTTAGAATCGAAGCGGGAGCAAATCGAACAAATGGTGCGCCCAATTGACACAATAAGAAGCACCATTACATTTACGAAAGAATAG
- a CDS encoding HAD family hydrolase, producing the protein MTIIAFDLDDTLYDRTLPLQKTFQEFTATKQFKFSQLYPVYQKYSDIGFEQVARKQSSLEQSHVFRIRETLREFNIGIDKQEALLFQTMYKNNQEEISLRPHIAEILRYLQQRGIQLLIITNGPSLHQRKKVRTLGLDAYFTDKEIIVSEEEGTAKPDRKIFNRAEERFQFSKQDAWYIGDNYPIDMVGAHQAGWSAVWLNLLNLTKQTPANDSNIATKTVYSTEELKHYLFHLLP; encoded by the coding sequence ATGACTATCATTGCCTTTGATTTAGATGATACCTTATACGACAGAACCTTGCCATTACAGAAGACGTTTCAAGAATTTACAGCTACAAAGCAATTCAAATTTAGTCAACTCTATCCTGTTTATCAAAAATATAGTGATATCGGATTTGAACAGGTTGCGAGAAAGCAAAGCTCGTTAGAACAATCCCATGTATTTCGTATTCGCGAGACATTACGTGAATTTAATATTGGCATTGATAAGCAGGAAGCTTTATTGTTTCAAACGATGTATAAAAACAATCAGGAAGAAATATCATTAAGGCCGCATATAGCGGAAATATTGCGGTATTTGCAACAAAGAGGTATTCAATTACTAATTATTACCAATGGGCCTTCCCTTCATCAACGGAAAAAAGTGAGAACTCTAGGTTTAGACGCATATTTCACTGATAAGGAGATCATTGTTTCTGAAGAGGAAGGTACTGCAAAGCCGGACCGGAAAATTTTTAACCGAGCGGAGGAAAGATTTCAATTCTCTAAACAGGACGCTTGGTATATAGGCGATAACTATCCTATCGATATGGTTGGTGCCCATCAAGCAGGCTGGAGCGCGGTTTGGCTGAATTTGCTGAATTTAACGAAGCAAACGCCAGCAAATGATTCTAATATAGCAACAAAAACAGTGTATTCCACAGAAGAATTAAAGCATTACTTATTCCATCTTTTGCCTTAA
- a CDS encoding ABC transporter permease has protein sequence MFLAWNEIKNNKLRFTLIVGVLMLVSYLVFLLSGLANGLENMNKAAVDKWKAQGVILTEESDFNLPQSSLSLDDYDGEGAVEFASLAQISSIATSGNNKSNVTIFGIDADEFIMPNVTEGEAFQHANEVVAGDSLKEDGFKIGDELRLSSTEETLTIVGFTDNAKFIAAPVLYTDLQTLHNVRYGEAAEAYKDQINAFVIRTDDLANVNVKKELQVVDTTTFIENLPGYSEQNLTLTFMIYFLFVISAVVLAIFLYVLTIQKISIFGVMKAQGISSKYLAGSVIAQTFLLAFAGVILGFLLTMVTGAFLPDVVPIVFKYLDLLIYGVVLVFVSILGALFSIQTIVKIDPLKAIGG, from the coding sequence ATGTTTTTAGCTTGGAATGAGATAAAAAATAATAAATTACGCTTCACTCTAATTGTTGGTGTATTAATGCTCGTATCCTATCTCGTTTTCTTATTATCTGGTTTAGCAAATGGATTGGAAAACATGAACAAAGCGGCAGTTGATAAATGGAAAGCCCAAGGGGTCATTTTAACAGAGGAATCAGATTTCAATCTTCCTCAATCCAGTTTATCGCTCGATGACTATGATGGTGAAGGAGCAGTTGAATTTGCAAGTTTAGCCCAGATTAGCTCGATTGCAACTTCAGGGAACAATAAATCAAATGTAACGATCTTCGGTATTGACGCTGATGAATTTATTATGCCCAACGTTACGGAAGGTGAAGCGTTTCAACACGCTAATGAAGTCGTCGCAGGTGATTCCCTAAAAGAGGATGGCTTTAAAATTGGCGATGAACTTCGACTATCTTCAACGGAAGAAACATTGACCATCGTTGGCTTTACTGATAACGCAAAATTTATCGCAGCTCCTGTGCTTTATACCGATTTACAAACATTACACAACGTTCGTTACGGGGAAGCTGCAGAAGCATACAAAGATCAAATAAATGCATTTGTCATTCGTACTGATGACTTGGCCAATGTAAATGTAAAAAAAGAACTGCAAGTCGTGGATACTACCACATTTATTGAAAATCTCCCCGGCTACTCTGAACAAAATTTAACGTTAACATTTATGATTTATTTCTTATTTGTTATCTCAGCAGTGGTATTGGCTATTTTCTTATATGTGCTTACCATTCAAAAAATAAGTATCTTTGGCGTCATGAAAGCGCAAGGAATATCCAGTAAATACTTAGCAGGATCGGTAATTGCACAAACCTTTTTACTAGCATTTGCTGGGGTGATTCTCGGATTTCTGTTAACGATGGTTACAGGAGCCTTTTTGCCAGATGTCGTTCCAATTGTTTTTAAGTATTTAGATTTACTTATCTATGGCGTTGTGCTTGTCTTCGTGTCTATATTAGGAGCACTATTCTCCATTCAAACGATTGTAAAAATTGATCCACTGAAAGCGATTGGGGGTTAA
- a CDS encoding ABC transporter ATP-binding protein, protein MSVLEMKQVHKVFGSGHTKVEALKSTNFSAHKGELIAVIGPSGSGKSTFLTIAGGLQPPTNGHVFINGTDITELNEKQRSVIRLKEIGFVLQASNLVPFLNVNQQMKLLDKVKKDNLPAEKLQELYQTLGIHKLLNSFPSDLSGGEKQRVAIAKALYTNPSIILADEPTASLDSDRAFEVMEMLQEITTNSNKTTIVVTHDTRLIDYCNKVYNITDGRLSLQTETAQ, encoded by the coding sequence ATGTCAGTTCTTGAAATGAAACAGGTTCATAAAGTTTTTGGTTCCGGGCATACAAAAGTAGAAGCTCTGAAGTCAACGAATTTTTCCGCTCATAAAGGAGAGTTAATTGCTGTCATTGGACCGTCTGGATCAGGTAAAAGCACCTTTTTAACAATTGCTGGGGGCTTACAACCCCCTACGAATGGCCATGTGTTTATCAATGGTACAGATATTACCGAATTAAACGAGAAACAGCGGTCGGTAATCCGCTTGAAAGAAATCGGCTTTGTCTTACAGGCATCCAATTTAGTTCCATTTTTAAATGTAAATCAGCAAATGAAACTGTTAGATAAGGTAAAAAAAGATAATTTACCTGCTGAAAAACTGCAGGAACTATATCAAACGTTAGGCATTCATAAGCTATTAAACAGTTTTCCATCTGATTTATCAGGGGGAGAAAAGCAACGTGTAGCAATTGCCAAAGCGCTATATACAAACCCAAGTATTATCCTTGCCGATGAGCCAACCGCTTCGCTCGATTCTGATCGGGCATTTGAAGTCATGGAGATGCTGCAGGAAATAACTACAAACAGTAACAAAACTACCATTGTCGTCACCCATGATACGCGGCTGATTGACTATTGCAATAAAGTGTATAACATCACCGATGGGAGGCTCTCTTTACAAACAGAAACAGCACAATGA
- a CDS encoding pyridoxamine 5'-phosphate oxidase family protein, with protein MNQEHLRAQIEQILEDDLVGPMATVKGSMPHSRYMTFYHDDLMLYTLTSKQTDKVTDIEQNPYTHIILGYEGEGFGDAFVEYEGKVKVNDSPELKKQLWSAHAKMYFEGPDDPDLTVLEIQPLHVRLMNKKGEDSPQELEL; from the coding sequence GTGAATCAAGAACATTTACGAGCACAAATTGAGCAGATTTTGGAGGATGATCTTGTTGGACCAATGGCGACAGTGAAAGGAAGTATGCCACATTCTCGGTATATGACATTTTACCATGATGATTTAATGCTATATACACTAACTAGTAAGCAAACCGATAAAGTGACCGATATTGAACAAAATCCGTATACACATATCATTCTCGGCTATGAAGGAGAAGGATTTGGGGACGCTTTTGTGGAATATGAAGGCAAGGTAAAAGTAAACGATTCTCCTGAGCTAAAGAAACAACTATGGAGTGCCCACGCAAAAATGTATTTTGAAGGACCGGATGATCCCGATTTAACTGTGTTGGAAATACAACCATTGCATGTTCGATTGATGAATAAAAAAGGGGAGGATTCCCCACAGGAATTAGAGCTCTAG
- a CDS encoding DUF2254 domain-containing protein, with protein MLVKWLPPSISKYLKMSKTERKYELRLTLWRTPLLYIICTFFLVAITVYLDVGVGIAQYTYDGFQATFETTRSLISALIGGVLTLSAFTLNSLLVVLTTFSGQFSPRMLQNFVKDKQTQHILGIFNGSFVYVLIMFLAISSNPVKYYVAVPFATVGIAFFAAVTFIYFINHATTWMQVHNITDTMKRVTEEMLEGDFTKDLQRLRTEKPGELYREWKAKKQIVTSPISGYVQLILFKDLLQKAKEDDIIVEMEVRPGSYVLQGNQLFTYWGPGAPKVNEKDYLHLIRMGHKETEIQDLKFGLNKLAEIAIKAIGNDDPKTAANTIYQVADLLLTLENKATFSPYLVDEENQVRLILGVDDFEFHLYQGLGLIRHYAQKNYPIITNIIEALTRLAGAVDKRNHTVIWDFATNTIDHIYTEFIFDLDRKLLLRHLQELAVITGNEASYEYIERHLKEDTQ; from the coding sequence ATGCTAGTAAAATGGTTGCCACCATCAATAAGTAAGTATTTAAAAATGTCCAAAACAGAAAGAAAATATGAGCTCCGCCTCACATTATGGCGAACGCCACTGTTGTATATTATTTGTACATTTTTTCTTGTGGCGATTACGGTTTATCTTGATGTGGGGGTAGGGATAGCACAATATACATATGACGGCTTTCAAGCCACATTTGAAACGACTAGATCATTAATTAGTGCATTGATTGGCGGCGTATTAACACTTAGTGCATTTACATTAAACTCCTTACTCGTTGTGCTAACGACATTTAGTGGACAGTTTTCACCAAGAATGCTGCAAAACTTTGTAAAAGATAAGCAGACACAACATATACTAGGGATTTTTAACGGTAGCTTTGTTTACGTACTAATTATGTTTTTAGCAATCAGCAGTAATCCAGTTAAATATTATGTAGCTGTTCCATTTGCTACGGTTGGGATTGCTTTTTTTGCTGCAGTGACGTTTATTTATTTTATTAATCATGCCACTACGTGGATGCAAGTGCATAATATTACCGATACAATGAAGCGTGTAACGGAAGAGATGCTCGAAGGAGATTTTACCAAAGATTTGCAACGGTTGAGAACGGAAAAACCAGGAGAGCTATATAGAGAATGGAAAGCAAAAAAACAAATTGTTACATCACCTATATCCGGATATGTACAGCTTATTTTATTTAAGGATTTGCTGCAAAAAGCAAAAGAAGATGACATTATTGTTGAAATGGAAGTGCGTCCAGGCAGTTATGTATTACAGGGCAATCAATTATTTACGTATTGGGGCCCTGGTGCTCCCAAAGTTAATGAAAAAGACTATTTGCATTTGATTCGTATGGGGCATAAGGAGACAGAAATTCAAGACTTGAAATTTGGACTAAATAAACTGGCGGAAATCGCCATTAAGGCGATTGGAAATGATGATCCAAAAACAGCTGCCAACACCATCTACCAAGTAGCGGATTTGTTATTAACTCTGGAGAACAAAGCAACCTTCTCCCCATATCTTGTGGATGAGGAAAACCAGGTGCGCTTAATACTAGGTGTAGATGACTTCGAATTTCATCTCTATCAAGGACTAGGATTAATTAGACATTATGCACAAAAGAATTATCCGATCATAACAAACATCATTGAAGCATTAACAAGACTGGCAGGGGCAGTAGATAAGAGAAATCATACCGTTATATGGGATTTTGCGACTAATACCATCGACCATATCTATACGGAGTTTATTTTTGATTTGGATCGAAAATTATTACTACGACATTTACAAGAGCTTGCGGTTATTACGGGTAATGAAGCGAGCTATGAGTATATTGAGCGGCACTTAAAAGAAGATACGCAGTAA
- the hxlA gene encoding 3-hexulose-6-phosphate synthase — MKLQLALDRLTKEECLQVLAHTHQMVDIIEIGTGIIKEYGMSLVRKIRDLYPHNILLIDMKTCDAGKHEAKQAFAAGADITTAMGFSSNQTIIDMLEVAKKENKQVLVDLLGINSDKRMNELQDLGVNLVGLHVGKDEQKETSFSTELFSLVKGLEFNVAVAGGINLTMVPEIKKYQPDIIIVGSAITKAENPDKTAKLFKSILQ, encoded by the coding sequence ATAAAATTACAATTAGCTTTAGATAGGTTAACAAAGGAAGAGTGTCTTCAAGTTCTTGCTCATACGCATCAAATGGTAGATATTATTGAAATAGGAACAGGAATTATTAAAGAGTACGGCATGTCTTTGGTTCGAAAGATTCGAGATTTATATCCGCATAATATATTACTTATAGATATGAAGACTTGCGATGCAGGAAAGCATGAGGCAAAGCAGGCATTTGCTGCTGGTGCAGATATAACGACAGCAATGGGTTTTTCGTCAAACCAAACGATTATAGATATGTTGGAAGTTGCTAAGAAGGAAAACAAACAAGTTCTAGTGGATTTATTAGGTATAAATTCAGATAAACGAATGAATGAATTACAGGATTTAGGCGTAAATTTAGTTGGTTTACATGTTGGAAAAGATGAGCAAAAAGAAACCTCTTTTAGCACGGAATTGTTTTCCCTAGTGAAGGGTTTGGAGTTTAATGTTGCTGTAGCAGGAGGGATTAATTTAACAATGGTACCAGAGATTAAAAAATATCAACCAGACATTATCATTGTTGGTAGTGCTATAACAAAAGCAGAAAATCCTGATAAAACAGCAAAATTATTCAAATCGATACTACAATAG